The window atatattactccgTAACAAGCCGATTATACATGTGTGTAAACAGtagtaaaataaattttaaaaaaaaattatatattactCCTTAACAACGCCGAGTTGCTTAAAAACAATTAAAGTAAATGTTAAATTTAAGACACCAAGTAAAACCTTAAAACCCACCACAGTGCATATTCAAATCCATTTGGCAAGACAATTGTGAGTTGTCACCTTAATGCAGAATCTTGCGTAAGCCACAGCTTGGAACTACCAAAGGGCTACATCTACAGCTGGATATCTGACGTTCTTTTAATTTTGATGGTGAGACATCATATTCCAACTCCTTTTGTATCTTTGTCAATACCCAACATTCTCCTTTCTATTCATTTTGCTGCTTCTAACAGTTTGTTCATATTTCAAAATTCATACCAGGTCAATTATGTGTGGCCATAGTAATTTGACGATTAAATAGGTCAACCACAAACCACAAAACATTAAAAACATTAATAAAGATAAGGAAGAATAAAACTTCAAGGAACATAAGAAACTAAATTTGTTTCCTTCTGCAGCTGTGATTCTAAGCTGTGTAGTTATATTTCTCTATTGCACATGTTTGTGCCTACTTTTTTTGTATTCCATCCACAAATGAAGCTCAAAATGTGTgttaaaagacaaaagaaaaagaaaggaaaaaaaaaggaaggtaGAGAAAACAATAAATGAATTTCCCTATTATATCAAAAAGCAGAGTCCTCCAGAAAATATACAGATCATGGTTCTATTAAGTGCAAAACTTGTCTATCCTTGTTTCTTGGTCAGTTTTCAGATACCCCCTTCTCTTCTTCAAATCCTTAAGTGTCATCTCATGTTGCAGCATAGAGGCCGGCCTTGCTGTTGTAATTTGTTCCACATGCAAATCATCTGTCTAGGGGACTGGTAATGAGCGCTATAATAATCGTCTACACATCCAGCTTGTGAGAACTTCAAGCTGTGTACATATTGCACATGTCGTGTGCTATTAAATTTCTCGACCCACATTCCCATGCTCACATCCTCCATCTTAAACAACTGCACATGAGGGAGCTTGTTAGCTATTTCACGAGTACTTACATACAGAAAGTGATAACGGGAATTTTGTCTACCTTCAGCTTATGTCTATCGAACTCTGAGACGATGAAGTCTGCGATGTCTGATGAAATAATGTAACCAGGTCCATTGGCATAAGGTGGATAATCTTCTTCTGGCCATTCCTGAGCCAAGACCGAGAAGCAAGTTAAGACGAAAAACTAAGATATCATGAGATTCTAGAAGGCCggaataattaataactaaaatttaaAGGAGATTGAGAAGGCAAAAAACTAGACAACACCCAGATTTATTCCATGCAGATAACTAGCAATATTTACTGTAGCATTTGTTGCAATTCAAGCATTCCTGTCCAAACAGCCTTTACTCTATTCTAGTAGAAAAGCATCTCTCTGCCATAGGCTCGCTTACTCTATTCTTAGTTAGACACTATCAACTGGCTAATGTGAAGTCTTTTCTTTGACTATAAAGCATAAGAAAATACTTCGTCGAAAGAAAACAGCACTATTTAGCCTTCTAATACCATGTAGAAATTGgagcaagaaaataaaaaaaaaatccaaactaTTACCTCATATGTCACTGCCCATTTACCATTACGCAGGGGCTTATGATAGTAATTGATATTTCCAACATATAAGCTCATATTCTCGGGTATTTTATTTACTTCCTGGATAACTGCATCCACTCTAACAAATGTATCATCATCGCACTTCATGATATGTTTTGCAAATGCTACATGAACCTGCAACAAGCAAAGATACAAAAAACAATTATTCTTTTGGGACAACGTTAGTCTGGGACTACCAATGTTAACATTTATAGGTAATCCACAACTTACCCCATATTCACAGATGGCAACTGTTTTCAAAACAACAAGATCATAATTGTCCATGTAAGGAACAATGACAACGTCACCAAAAAATTCTGCCTCTTTCTTCAATTCCACATTTATATCCTTTCTCCCGTGCTGTCAAAAAAACAAACCATGTTAAACTCAACATTAACAAGTTGCAACATGAATGTTAATAGTAAACAATATTTGCAATATGCTGCATAGGCAACCATCCAACAACCTACCAATGCGACAAAGAATCGAGCCACAACATTTGAAGATTTGATTAGCTTATGCTGCATCCAAGACCTCCTTATAGCCATTCGCTCAGCGAAATGATTGCCTGCAGAGAGAATACCAATGAGCAGATCCGCAGGTTGATCAAGGAGGGGCGGTGCCTTCCATCTGTTTGACATATCAAGATGCTTTTGAGGAGCAAAACTAGGATGTGATGTGGGCAAGGAGGCAGCAAAGACTGAATCAATATCAACGTCACCATTCAATGACAAACCAGTGGCATCTTCGAGTGCAAATCCCTAAAAAGAATCAATTAGAACGTTCTTTAGCCCAATTCAACAGTTCAGCATGAAATTCAAGAGGTGGTAGTATGCTACTCACAGTTCGATAAGGAAATGAGGTCACATGCCTCCCATCAACATTTATGTGATAACCCTCCAAGCCGGCACTGAGAGTTAGTACAAATAACTTATCCTCTGAAAGTGGGAATGGCCAATCAAAAGAGACCGGCTTCTTTCGCCCTACTATCCGGTTTAACCACCAAGATGCCTTTGATTGCTCCGAATGATTAGCATCATCATCTCGAGTCCACTTTTCACATTTTACCTGGCCATCAACTGCAGAAGAGCGCCAAGACATTACCAAGAATGCCGTACCACATAATACAAATGATAGATTTCTGTGCGCAGATTACAACAGATGCAAATGTAACTGATGGTGCATTTACATATGTTTTTTTTCTCCATCCCATTGCCAACAACTATGTAAAAACTTTCAGACTGTATTAAAATAACTCCCATCCCCAACTCATGAGATTAATCTGAGGAATCTATCCATCACAAAATTGCACCTCATCAAGCAATAAGCTCTATACTCAATCTGATAAACAAATTCAATTGCTTGACAACGCACTAAATAAAACTTCTGTTCCTCCCCACCCACTCCCAATAAGTAAATCAAACTTCAATAAGTAAATCAAACAGTTCTTCCAGCTAGCAAACCTTCAAGTTCAACTAGTTTTTTAAACATTCGACTTTGTCTAGCAACTTTGCCTATCTGAGTTTCACATTACTCGCCGCAATCCTAAATAAAGGAGGAGAAGTGCAATAAGTTGACAGCTACATGAATATTCTAAACATTTGGATATAGAGGATCCATATAGCCAAGTCCAACTATTTTGGGATTGGGGCATgcatagttgattgattaaaCTAGTTCAATAAATAGAATATATCttaaagactactaaataaataaagaacCAAAATCATATTCTCACCAGTCTCCTCATCATCCCTGGACCTCCACCCTTCACACCTTTGAGCTGTGCCCCACTGCATCCTATAACAAGTATTCTGCTCAATCACAGGCTTCCCACTCCAATCACCTTTCAATCTTGGATTAAAATGAAGAATCCTAGGTGGGTCCTCCCCATCAACTGTCTTCAGCCCTTGTAACTCCATCATAAACTGTGAAACCATCAAAAATTGACCTTCCTTTAACAATGATATCTTTGGATCATGCTCTAGGTGGACCCTTTTAGGCCTCCCTACAACAGTTACATGTGACCCAAGAGTAAGCCCACACGGCAACACCATCATTCTCTTCCCTTTCCCCTGAAAATCAAACCCTGACATTGAAATGGAATGTGGGCATTCCTCTGTCTTGTTATTCTTACTTTCTAAAAACCCCACTTCTTTTTTACGCAATTCAAGCTCTTTCCACAACTTTCTACCTACATCAAATGCCTCTTTTGCTGACTTCAAAATCCCAGAAAACCCATCTTTACTAGTCATATTCACAAAACTACCATCAAAAACCAAACTTGATAAGGTATTCTTGATTTCTCTGATCTTCCTTTCAGGTTTTGATGATTGAATTGGTGGAAACTGAAGCGGGACATCAAAAAGAGGGCGAATAGGGGCCTCTTTTTCTGCTAACTCCTCTTCGCTATCAAGCACAAAAGACTTAGAAAACTGCCCTGTACCAAAACCATCTTGAGAAACTAAACTGAACCCATTTCTGAAAACAAAAGGAACTTCAAAACCCACCAAAAGTACATACAAAAAGCCTAAAAAAATCAAAACTTGGACCGATCTTTGCCGGCTCAGTGACATGAACAAGTCAAATTTTGCTCTTTTCATGTTCAAAATTCTTGCTTTTGAGCTGATCCCTCTTTTAAATTTCTATTAATCATCAAATAATGGGGTTCCTCCAAAAGTTTCAAACCGACAATTTTTTTGGCAAAAACAAAAGCTTGTAAGAAAGAGGAAAATGTATTTAGTAAGAATAAGAGAGGGTTAGGTCATCAAAGCATGATCACAAGCAAGTTAAGAGAGGGAGAAAAATATATAagcacatatatatacataaaatgtgtacatatagagagagagagagatgaaggAGGCTCAAGAGGTCGGTAGCTTTCCTGGAACAAGAGAAATAAGTATACTTTTCAAATTGAATAGGAAAAGCTTTACACTAAAAAGTTGATGGAAGAATCTTGATGGAATGTGTTTCACTTTCttctattttatattcctagtgcGAAAGTGAAACCTCTGGAAattgttgtttatttattaaatttcttTTTGGAAATGGAAACTTTGGAAATTGTGTTTATAGGTTAAATTCGCGCACGAAGACCAGGGTTTCCGATTATTTTTGAGTATTTAAGTATAAATACTCTCTTAATTTACTTTTAGCTTTTAGCTTTCAACTTTTTACGTcctttaataaataataattatagtATCTATTTTATCGTATAACCTCTCGTAATTATAGTATTTCAAAGAGTCTTGagatataattttgaaaataagtaATTAACGATAAGggcaaaacaagaaaaaaaattatcttctcatgatttgctaaaatgaataagtaaaagtgaaaatgTATTTTTAGTATAATGAACAAGTAAAAGTATAATGAACAAATAAAAGTAAACGGATGGAGTACTAAATAACTGAGATCATTAAAACTTAGGTAAATATGAAAAATTTATCTGTATATTTAAATCTTGTCTTCACATAATTTTCATCAGTTTATTGATTGCTAAATTTTAGCTAGTGTTTGGACATAATTTtgattgaaattgaaaaaagagttttttgaagttgtgttgaaaaatattttttgaaagttaaagttgtgtttggacatgcatttaatttgaagaaaagttgaagttttatgAGTGGAAGAAATATTTTCATCTAAAAACTGTCATAAACCATTTTTTGGGAActtgaaattttttgaattttttttctccaaaacatgattatattttacaaacaaataatatttttaaattatttttaaaaaaaattaaagccaaaatctatggtcaaaggagagtttagtttattttttttttcacgtAGTCAAAATTTGAGAGTAGGCACAAATTACGACGGCCTATTATGCATGCTTCCCaatttgaaattttttctttaatGTATTATACTTTGTGAAAAACTTAAAATAGGAACAAAATTAATGTAGATATAACAAGTTAATGAAAATTTTAACAATATTCTAATAAATAAGTTTATGCCAAGCGGTAGTTACTACATTAACATGGTCATAGAGCATAAGAGTCAACAAATTAGACGTCGCTAATTTTATATCAGTGTGTTACAACTAACATTGTTGGGAAGTTATGTACTATATTAAAAACAGATTTTCGTTTTTATTTGCCATTTTACGCATatcaaaagaagacaaaaaaaaaattcatgttatacccacagtatttattactcattttaaattattttctcaaatccaataaaatatgcatcaattaatatgggtatcatggtaaattatgcactttatttattatttcttaaatgacgtgaaaagtcaaaacgtgaaaagtcaaaacgtgccaagtaaaagtgaacggagggagtatttgcTATGTTGTCAATGAATGGAAGTTACTCTAATAAATTATCCCTCATTTTTAATGTTAGTAACTAGTGTGAAGCTAGCAACGTGGAGGATACGATACTAGAAGTTAAGATCATTTCAAGGAAAGTAATAATTACTAGTAGTAATATTCAAGAAGCAATATATTAACGTTAATTTCAAAGTAAACTATACAAGATTTTTAAAATGTGTAGTTGCAAATGTAAATACAATGTGGATAAGAGGTATTCTACATGTTAAGACTTCTTGGTAACTGCCATTTGACTTCATTGTTAGCTAAACTTGTCAATATTTCTTCTTTAACTCACATATTGATTAAGAATTATTTGAAGTAGAATAATCAATGAAGTCACATATTCTATTTTGACACCAATATTATGATGTTtagtttctaaaaacttcaaaaCTTCATTCCGAAAGAGGAAAATGGGATCGAGTTTAAATTTAGTGTATTGCTAGTCTAGCTGACTGAAAATATATTCTTTTACACTATCAGAAAAAATCAACTTATAATAATTGATTAAATACAATAAATAATATGATATAACTGGTTAAATTTATACGGTTGAAACACAAACGATATTTTGTCGGTGTGTATAGTGTTACTTGATTTCAGATTATGATTACTCCAAGTTGCAACCATACTGATGTACGATGAAGGTATAAATGTGGATATACTGAAATGGGTTTTACGAGAAATAAGAATTTAATGGGTTTTACGAGAAATAAGAAAGAGAAGGAAAGCAGTGAAAATACGGAAGATGGATTCTTGAGAATAagcctctcttcttctttttttcctagGTTGTATCTGATATCCGCTTTGAGGTTCCGACTAATTTAGATTCATGTTACATAAGGTTCATTAAAATGGTAAATACTCCtactataatttttttaattcatgTGGCTCAAACCCAGTGGCGGACCCAAGTGGTGGCTAGCGGGTTCAACTGAATCCGCTTCAcaaaaaataatactgtgtatatgtataaattaggattaaagatgtttaaattttgcataaatattttatttgaacccacttgacaactactattttacgactaaatttatatacttttaagattgaacccgcttgtacaaaatcctgggtccgccactgCACGGACATGCAATGACATGAAACAATGTGGAATAAGTCTTCAATATTGCATAATTAGTAgtaatatttagaattttttcAATGTACCTAATCTGGATTATTAACATTTTTTATATTGTAAGGTGAGGTGGTTCTAATAACTTCACATACACTTGCATGGCGTGGTATAGCTGGCAGAGAACAGTTTGCAAGATGACAATTCATTTCTCACCAGTAGTGCAAATTATTATTCTGTTTCTAATACTTGAAATGCCATAATaacaatataaaaaattcttATCTAGCAATAATCCCCTTATAGAAATAAATTTCTGTTGGGGGAATTGAAGGAAAGCTGTGGGGAAGTCATTATTTTAAGAGGGAAAAGACCTGTCTGTTAGACTATATATAATTCAGAAACTTATGACTTATGATTTTTGTATTAGCATTTAGCTGTGCCCCACATACAGTTATAGCATTCCATCTTCAAAATGGATATAGAAAAAGACCGTATTTCTAAATTTCATGGTTTCCTAAATCATTTGGTATTATTTGCAATTCATTGTGTCAAAACAATTTTGAATTCGTTATTGAGTATATATGGTTACTAGTGCTTTTACTAAAAAGTTCTCTATTATAATTGCTCGAATCCAAAAAATCTCATTTAATACTAAAAAGATCTAAATCATTGCATTACACCTTGGTGATAAATATTGATAGAATTAGGATGAATCAATTAGGttttcattttaattattttttctttctttccaatTGGAAGAGGGACCGAGTTAGCTACATTCTACACTTGGATTGTTCGACTTTCCTTCAATTTATTTCATCAACTTTTATACTCCTAGTAGCTTTCATTTATTAATCTTGAAATTAgtttcaaaa is drawn from Nicotiana tabacum cultivar K326 chromosome 22, ASM71507v2, whole genome shotgun sequence and contains these coding sequences:
- the LOC107775766 gene encoding hydroxyproline O-galactosyltransferase GALT6-like; the encoded protein is MKRAKFDLFMSLSRQRSVQVLIFLGFLYVLLVGFEVPFVFRNGFSLVSQDGFGTGQFSKSFVLDSEEELAEKEAPIRPLFDVPLQFPPIQSSKPERKIREIKNTLSSLVFDGSFVNMTSKDGFSGILKSAKEAFDVGRKLWKELELRKKEVGFLESKNNKTEECPHSISMSGFDFQGKGKRMMVLPCGLTLGSHVTVVGRPKRVHLEHDPKISLLKEGQFLMVSQFMMELQGLKTVDGEDPPRILHFNPRLKGDWSGKPVIEQNTCYRMQWGTAQRCEGWRSRDDEETVDGQVKCEKWTRDDDANHSEQSKASWWLNRIVGRKKPVSFDWPFPLSEDKLFVLTLSAGLEGYHINVDGRHVTSFPYRTGFALEDATGLSLNGDVDIDSVFAASLPTSHPSFAPQKHLDMSNRWKAPPLLDQPADLLIGILSAGNHFAERMAIRRSWMQHKLIKSSNVVARFFVALHGRKDINVELKKEAEFFGDVVIVPYMDNYDLVVLKTVAICEYGVHVAFAKHIMKCDDDTFVRVDAVIQEVNKIPENMSLYVGNINYYHKPLRNGKWAVTYEEWPEEDYPPYANGPGYIISSDIADFIVSEFDRHKLKLFKMEDVSMGMWVEKFNSTRHVQYVHSLKFSQAGCVDDYYSAHYQSPRQMICMWNKLQQQGRPLCCNMR